Proteins encoded in a region of the Triticum dicoccoides isolate Atlit2015 ecotype Zavitan chromosome 3A, WEW_v2.0, whole genome shotgun sequence genome:
- the LOC119273580 gene encoding cytochrome P450 89A2-like — translation MDGHTILLCITLSIPLIIFMFKGHGRKNLPPGPPGLVFLAKMLMHGGPLYHFGSVLRSLHARHGPIISVCLGRTFVFVADRRLAHSALIKGGGNFDSRPPPNDMFQLFLGGSMAASPLGAYFRLVRRNLHLEALHPSRVRLFAPARQRICEAFVGSLRRERDASSENIVTVRPFLARYLFNLLTCMCFGVTPGQEALDEMQQLQLQISDAVSRFPIFEGIFVYQITKRLLRKRWVALRKRQIELMLPLIRAPRGGSEGDGGPRCYADSLLELRVPEEGDRPLRDEEMVSLCTEFMMASMDTSLALLEWIMADLVKHPDVQAKLYEEVRGKPELTEDELRGSGMPYLKAIVMEGLRLHPVAHLVFPHGVQSDTEMGGYMVPKGADINFLVGDFGLDETVWTAARKYQPERFLHDHDVDITGTKEIKMAPFGAGRRMCPGYVLAILHAEYFVGSLVREFQWLPPAQGEQDTIDMTEELAVAINMKHPLRARIIPRA, via the coding sequence ATGGACGGGCACACCATCCTCTTGTGTATCACCCTCTCCATTCCTCTCATCATCTTTATGTTCAAAGGTCATGGGCGCAAGAATCTCCCGCCTGGTCCGCCGGGCCTGGTCTTCTTAGCCAAGATGTTGATGCATGGGGGGCCGCTCTATCATTTTGGCTCAGTACTTCGCAGCTTGCATGCCCGCCATGGCCCCATCATCTCCGTCTGCCTCGGGCGAACCTTCGTTTTCGTGGCCGACCGCCGCCTCGCGCATAGCGCCCTCATTAAGGGCGGCGGTAACTTCGACAGCCGCCCACCGCCGaacgatatgtttcagctatttttagGGGGTTCTATGGCCGCCTCTCCCCTTGGGGCCTACTTTCGTCTGGTCCGCCGCAACTTGCACCTGGAGGCACTCCACCCATCCCGCGTCAGGCTTTTTGCGCCGGCCAGGCAGCGCATCTGCGAAGCGTTCGTTGGCTCGCTGCGCCGCGAACGCGATGCATCATCCGAGAACATTGTTACGGTGAGGCCATTCTTGGCGCGCTATTTGTTCAATCTGCTCACGTGCATGTGCTTCGGCGTGACGCCTGGCCAGGAAGCGCTGGACGAGATGCAGCAGCTCCAGCTCCAGATTTCGGACGCCGTCAGCAGGTTCCCCATCTTCGAGGGCATCTTCGTCTATCAAATCACCAAGAGGCTACTGCGAAAGCGGTGGGTGGCGCTCCGGAAGAGGCAAATTGAGCTGATGCTACCGCTGATCCGCGCGCCCCGCGGCGGCTCCGAGGGCGACGGTGGCCCCCGATGCTACGCCGACTCCCTCCTGGAGCTGCGCGTGCCAGAAGAAGGGGACCGCCCGCTCAGGGATGAGGAGATGGTAAGCCTCTGCACCGAGTTCATGATGGCCTCAATGGACACTTCCCTGGCCTTGTTGGAGTGGATCATGGCGGACCTGGTAAAGCACCCCGACGTCCAAGCCAAGCTGTATGAGGAGGTGAGGGGCAAGCCTGAGCTCACTGAAGACGAGCTGCGCGGGAGCGGGATGCCATACCTCAAAGCCATCGTGATGGAGGGGCTGCGGCTGCACCCTGTGGCCCACTTAGTCTTCCCACATGGCGTGCAGAGCGACACAGAGATGGGTGGATACATGGTGCCCAAGGGCGCCGACATCAACTTCTTGGTGGGCGACTTTGGGCTCGATGAGACCGTGTGGACCGCGGCGAGGAAGTACCAGCCTGAGCGGTTCTTGCACGACCACGACGTGGACATCACCGGGACAAAGGAGATCAAGATGGCTCCTTTTGGTGCCGGCCGAAGGATGTGCCCGGGCTACGTGCTCGCCATACTGCACGCGGAGTACTTCGTGGGCAGCCTCGTGAGGGAGTTCCAGTGGCTGCCGCCAGCACAAGGTGAACAAGACACTATCGACATGACGGAGGAGCTAGCTGTGGCCATCAACATGAAGCACCCGCTCCGTGCTCGCATCATCCCAAGGGCTTAA